The following coding sequences lie in one Onychomys torridus chromosome X, mOncTor1.1, whole genome shotgun sequence genomic window:
- the LOC118573608 gene encoding fibronectin type III domain containing protein 3C1-like has product MEHQLAPILSEIPPTVPLINGDPIYPMESCFLDPNAMATYSNYSQTTTQPKIYNTWPSCSQYWAQIVFVQVNPGEVLTIKADDGSIQHVQGPAEVPLIAPTGSFPPIYLPPGYGTQVVEENGIHKMIIVPPTPDYPMPLPAPVQPLSPFIAPAQFTYPQASQLVYPPVQGEFPVTYIQEPVPQQLPPPAPLPPPPLLPAPAPAPFLYQEHHETYPHGRVNQLDERIVKMGEYSKKKLKDRQFGEHKTSSMFNDTPLLLNKAIEMPSTSSTLCAYTVDTAPGTHTDNTSNTCSLNTCTIDDTPKIIADSLPDINTTDKITSSSDHAPSTSTSNTTLCADTVTSAPEPSRISHDSVTSDETQKSSNPDSTPSCSSESAPISENAHISSSINNALRPSGADSISNNTRAYTENDHGKRENNMRGGDNKQVSGGKQKKTPSSNAAQKENSTEYRTQSCCFNTGKPVVSNIQTRSATISWTLNSTEKCDHINSPVTFELALSSNGKNGIYKNIYNGGEVTVALQDLQPCTVYFVRVTTIRDAQHKSVSEVVSFTTPGCEPDPPLAPTLISRTKNSLNLQWKGSNDNGSKISSFLLEWDEGKGEEFKSCYSGPMKQHKIFKLAASTKYSFRLAAKNNFGFSNFSEIAVFYTSGNTPPAPLPPKLKEAGVHSLSLEWCAPTNPNPNDTLTYVLEMEEPRSGLGFKPKYNGEDLSCTIRNLQRNTAYKFRIFAYNLEGRSSPSGEVKYSTCPAKPGHPKKPYVVGAIHTRQVKIGWDSPKDNGGMHISSYSLEASENSDGANLWKLIYNGPLQEFLYDNLKPGTTYKLRVFCTSAVGQSQPSDVLTIQTPTPPPESCRSLPSNGKNKCKDPSLPPANNRSGNGNLETVVRGKKSRGARNDRKEYPGSEKKCAPGSHSVKCGTVPARHPPSQCGTPVLTCKGPTCVIVSWETPKCNGAEITDYRLQWGQTEESMHLIYTGPCLRYEVKGLTPATTYFCRVQAVNIVGVGMFGGTGKVATPGTVPAIVPMLQEVEDKLPAKLSSTCIAIQWEEPDCHGSPVTGYNIEYGDKKILTVDRVTEYVLKNLQPNTTYRIRIQAINHYGLSPFSPPIRSKTKPLPPAPPQLACVIYGHQSLRLKWGNASSKKSLANFISYKLLMEDRSGRFAVIYNGPDLTHKVQKLSEYTQYKFKIQACNEAGEGPESDVYTFTTTKTPPAALKAPRFHPLNNNSCEIKWDSLEPVKGDPIVYCLQVMNGKKAEQIYKGPNTTFSFSNYLANSRYRFKVCAGRQYENSDGVQELWGPYSPSAVLSTYKHQSGHGRGGGGKGRGSHGDKDEKYKMEMSDDTFVLTLLIGFALIAILCAVAIQYFLIN; this is encoded by the exons GACCTGCAGAGGTACCTCTGATAGCGCCAACGGGTAGTTTTCCACCAATATACCTTCCTCCTGGTTACGGAACTCAG GTGGTGGAAGAAAATGGAATTCACAAAATGATCATTGTGCCTCCGACCCCAGACTATCCCATGCCCCTGCCTGCTCCTGTGCAACCACTGTCGCCCTTCATAGCGCCAGCCCAGTTCACATACCCACAGGCCTCCCAACTTGTGTATCCCCCAGTTCAAGGGGAATTTCCAGTAACTTACATCCAAGAACCTGTCCCACAGCAGCTGCCACCACCTGCACctctacctccaccaccactactaccagcaccagcaccagcaccgtTTCTATACCAGGAGCATCATG AAACCTATCCTCATGGGAGAGTAAATCAACTTGATGAAAGGATTGTTAAAATGGGAGAATATtcaaagaagaaactgaaagatCGCCAATTTGGTGAACATAAGACTAGCTCCATGTTTAATGACACTCCTTTGCTTCTGAACAAAGCCATTGAGATGCCCAGTACTTCTAGTACTCTTTGTGCTTACACTGTGGATACTGCTCCAGGCACTCACACTGACAACACTTCAAACACTTGCTCTCTGAATACTTGCACTATTGACGATACTCCAAAAATCATTGCTGACAGTCTTCCAGACATTAACACTACTGACAAAATCACTAGTTCCTCTGATCATGCCCCTAGCACTTCTACCTCAAACACTACTCTTTGCGCTGACACCGTTACTAGTGCTCCAGAGCCTTCCAGAATTAGTCATGATTCAGTCACCTCTGATGAAACTCAAAAATCATCAAATCCTGATAGTACTCCAAGCTGTAGTTCCGAGAGTGCTCCCATCTCTGAAAATGCTCATATCTCCTCTTCAATTAATAATGCTCTCAGACCTTCTGGTGCTGACAGCATTTCCAACAACACCAGAGCTTATACTGAAAATGatcatggaaagagagagaataatatGAGAGGTGGAGACAATAAGCAGGTATCAGgtggaaaacaaaagaagactCCATCATCAAATGCAGCACAAAAAG aaAACAGTACAGAATACAGAACACAGTCGTGCTGTTTCAACACTGGAAAACCTGTG GTTTCTAATATCCAAACTCGATCTGCTACTATTTCATGGACTCTGAACAGTACTGAAAAATGTGATCATATTAATTCTCCTGTGACATTTGAATTGGCACTGTCTAGCAATGGTAAAAATGGAATCTAtaaaaacatttataa TGGTGGCGAAGTTACTGTGGCCCTACAAGATCTACAGCCCTGCACGGTCTACTTTGTAAG AGTTACAACCATAAGAGATGCACAACACAAAAGCGTGTCTGAAGTGGTTAGCTTCACAACACCTGGCTGTGAACCAGACCCTCCACTTGCACCCACACTAATTAGTAGAACCAAGAACAGCCTGAATCTACAGTGGAAA GGTTCCAATGATAATGGTTCCAAAATAAGCAGCTTTCTTTTGGAATGGGATGAg GGTAAAGGTGAAGAGTTCAAAAGTTGCTACAGTGGCCCCATGAAACAGCACAAGATCTTTAAACTGGCTGCTTCTACAAAGTATTCATTCAGATTGGCTGCCAAAAATAACTTCGGCTTCAG TAATTTCAGTGAGATAGCAGTCTTCTATACATCAGGAAACACACCTCCAGCACCGCTGCCACCTAAGTTAAAAGAAGCAGGAGTGCACAGTTTGTCGCTAGAATGGTGTGCCCcgacaaacccaaacccaaatgaCACTCTTACTTATGTGCTAGAGATGGAGGAACCAAGATCT GGATTGGGTTTCAAACCTAAATACAATGGAGAAGACCTCTCCTGCACCATAAGAAATCTTCAGAGAAATACTGCATACAAGTTTCGG ATTTTTGCCTACAATCTGGAAGGAAGAAGCAGCCCCAGTGGAGAAGTAAAATATTCCACTTGTCCAGCCAAGCCTGGACACCCTAAAAAACCGTATGTGGTGGGAGCAATCCATACACGCCAAGTGAAAATTGGATGGG aCTCCCCCAAAGACAATGGTGGAATGCACATTTCAAGTTACAGTTTAGAAGCCAGTGAAAATTCAGATGGTG CAAATCTCTGGAAGCTAATCTACAATGGCCCTCTACAGGAATTCCTATATGATAACCTCAAACCAGGCACCACATATAAACTGAGGGTCTTTTGCACTTCAGCTGTAGGCCAAAGCCAg ccTTCAGATGTATTGACAATTCAGACACCTACTCCACCTCCTGAGTCTTGTCGTTCACTGCCCTCCAATGGTAAAAACAAGTGCAAggaccccagccttccccctgcAA ACAATCGTTCTGGTAATGGGAACTTGGAAACAGTTGTGCGTGGCAAAAAATCAAGAGGTGCCCGGAATGACAGAAAGGAGTACCCTGGCTCTGAAAAGAAATGTGCA CCTGGATCTCATTCAGTGAAGTGTGGAACTGTACCAGCCCGGCACCCTCCTTCTCAGTGTGGTACACCTGTGCTAACCTGCAAGGGTCCAACCTGTGTTATTGTCAGTTGGGAA ACTCCTAAATGCAATGGTGCTGAAATCACTGATTACCGACTGCAGTGGGGACAAACTGAAGAGTCCATGCATTTGATTTACACTGGCCCTTGTTTGCGCTATGAAGTTAAAGGTCTTACTCCAGCAACCACGTACTTTTGCAGAGTCCAG GCTGTAAATATAGTTGGGGTTGGAATGTTTGGAGGAACTGGAAAAGTAGCTACACCAGGAACTGTACCCGCCATAGTTCCAATGTTACAAGAAGTTGAAGACAAACTGCCTGCCAAATTGTCGTCAACTTGCATAGCTATCCAATGGGAAGAGCCAGACTGCCATGGCTCTCCAGTCACTGGATATAACATCGAATATGGAGATAAAAAAATCCTGACTGTTGACAGAGTAACCGAGTATGTTCTGAAAAATCTACAGCCTAACACTACGTACAG AATCAGAATTCAAGCTATTAACCATTACGGACTAAGCCCTTTTAGCCCACCAATaagaagcaaaaccaaaccacTACCACCAGCGCCTCCACAGCTTGCTTGTGTGATCTATGGACACCAGAGTCTCAGACTCAAATGGGGCAATGCTTCAAGCAAAAAATCACTTGCCAACTTCATAAGCTACAAATTATTAATGGAAGATCGATCTGGCAG ATTTGCTGTCATTTACAATGGGCCTGATCTGACTCACAAAGTGCAGAAATTGAGTGAATATACACAATACAAGTTTAAAATCCAGGCATGTAATGAAGCTGGTGAGGGACCAGAGTCTGATGTCTACACTTTCACTACCACGAAAACCCCACCTGCTGCACTTAAAG CACCTAGATTTCACCCCCTGAATAACAACAGTTGTGAAATCAAATGGGATTCCTTGGAGCCAGTTAAAGGTGATCCCATTGTTTACTGTCTTCAAGTCATGAatggaaagaaagctgagcag ATTTACAAAGGACCGAACACTACCTTTTCCTTTTCCAACTATCTTGCAAATTCAAGATATCGCTTCAAGGTCTGCGCTGGACGCCAGTATGAAAATTCTGATGGCGTGCAAGAGCTCTGGGGACCGTACAGCCCCAGCGCGGTTCTCTCAACTTACAAGCATCAGTCCGGGCATGGCAGAGGTGGTGGGGgtaaaggcagaggcagccacgGTGACAAAGATGAAAAGTACAAGATGGAGATGAGCGACGATACCTTTGTTCTAACCCTTCTCATCGGGTTTGCGCTTATCGCCATCTTGTGTGCTGTCGCAATTCAGTACTTCCTGATCAACTAG